In Drosophila willistoni isolate 14030-0811.24 chromosome XR unlocalized genomic scaffold, UCI_dwil_1.1 Seg8, whole genome shotgun sequence, a single genomic region encodes these proteins:
- the LOC6645755 gene encoding JNK-interacting protein 3 isoform X2, whose product MMDDDDSMLNNGPQPGVETVYGTEDNNMVMSEKNEQVVSIVQQLAGSIYQEFERMINRYDEDVVKNLMPLLVNVLECLDASYRINQEQDVEVELLREDNEQLVTQYEREKSARKQSEQKLLEAEDLAEQENKELANRLESLESIVRMLELKHKNSLEHASRLEEREADLKKEYNKLHERYTELFKNHVDYMERTKMLMGSTHSQMSTASDRMEVSRARLNPVARSSGPVSYGFASLENSVMLDTETICSVGSQSDDDSGPPSLQNELDQLQATAGGSRDGLTIERGAATDALQQQHQATSPNSPLNDDDSSPIVPNVPANVGRSTTKKEQRTDNNLYQELSFQDNEESEENEIVTGSWVHPGEYASSGMGKEVENLIMENNELLATKNALNIVKDDLIVKVDELTGEIEIVREELNAMQQSRTKLRQRISELEDELKKVKEQVKQQNSEQEENDVPLAQRKRFTRVEMAMVLMERNQYKERLMELQEAVRLTEILRASRTVDNLDKKSKQSIWKYFSNLFTPSNRPTERVADGLGGGPMFRHTGGGSPSHSHGSPSRGGGGGGGSGDNRLALTAGSHPPPHPASAGLANALIAAKDYAEEGSSERINARRREQYRQLRAHVQKEDGRLHAYGWSLPINSKTGGVGNNQDNNQSNPIRHSAGGVPVPVYCNPLAEASPHMKVFCAAGVNLQGGFTKDGQSLIPDSSPYAPKSTLKIAEITSPTADKSVEALDRQMARASLECLEPETQLSSFVWICTSTHAASTVSVVDANQSATVLDAFPICSSHLLCIASVQGAMETDYALLEQSEVIKAGEMLQRPGEGSELLGKVEFVRVKPKLKTDDDEIVQDQNSNSQEEEQAKEANEQMPTIGDSQEPLGNVEAIKIRQALPGGPQRLSTTNGNQQQMTNNNNQITSATATINNSTTNTTTNSFTSAINPILDTKDRDEPVMSSVGPTMWLGAQDGWLYVHSSVGQWHQCLHRCLLPDAVLAIVHVESRVVVALANAQLAVFRRQTDGQWDLNSYHLVTLGDRNHSIRCLCVAGERIWAAHRNKIFIVDPISLNIVHSLDAHPRKESQVRQMAATGAGVWVSIRLDSTLRLYNTHTFEHKQDVDIEPYVSKMLGTGKLGFSFVRITALMVSCNRLWIGTSNGVIISVPLAENLHQKPSSASADPHGQMPLCCMANAQLSFHGHRDAVKFFVSVPMLQQPSAEALTFTNKRPDMLVMCGGEGYIDFRINDNDMENSIQLEPNQTIENRGDKSYLIVWHVSQR is encoded by the exons ATGATGGATGACGATGATTCAATGCTCAATAATGGACCACAGCCTGGTGTTGAGACGGTCTACGGCACCGAGGATAACAATATGGTCATGTCAGAGAAG aATGAACAGGTTGTCAGCATT GTTCAACAATTGGCTGGTAGCATTTATCAGGAATTTGAACGCATGATCAATCGTTATGATGAGGATGTGGTGAAAAATCTGATGCCATTGCTGGTGAACGTGCTGGAGTGTCTGGATGCTTCCTATCGCATCAATCAAGAGCAGGATGTCGAAGTGGAATTGCTACGGGAGGACAATGAACAACTGGTCACACAATATGAGAGGGAGAAAAGTGCACGTAAACAGTCCGAACAGAAG CTGCTGGAGGCGGAGGATTTGGCCGAACAGGAAAACAAAGAGTTGGCCAATCGTCTGGAATCATTGGAGAGCATAGTGCGTATGCTAGAACTGAAGCATAAGAATAGTTTAGAGCATGCCAGCCGTTTGGAGGAGAGAGAGGCTGACCTGAAAAAG GAGTACAACAAATTGCACGAGAGGTATACGGAACTCTTCAAAAATCATGTTGATTATATGGAACGAACCAAAATGCTAATGGGTTCCACACACTCACAAATGAGCACAGCCTCTGATCGCATGGAAGTCAGTCGAGCTCGCCTTAATCCGGTGGCACGTAGTTCAGGTCCCGTTTCGTATGGCTTTGCTTCGCTAGAGAACTCTGTGATGTTGGATACGGAAACCATTTGCAGTGTTGGTAGTCAATCGGACGATGATTCAGGGCCGCCATCGTTGCAAAATGAGTTGGATCAACTGCAGGCGACTGCTGGTGGTAGCCGAGATGGTCTAACAATTGAACGTGGAGCAGCCACCGATGcactacagcaacaacatcaggCCACTTCGCCAAACAGTCCGCTCAATGATGATGACAGTAGTCCCATTGTGCCAAATGTACCCGCAAATG TTGGTCGTTCCACTACCAAAAAGGAGCAACGCACGGATAATAATCTATACCAAGAGTTATCCTTCCAGGATAACGAAGAAAGCGAAGAGAATGAGATTGTAACAG GCAGTTGGGTACATCCCGGAGAATATGCATCCTCAG GCATGGGCAAAGAGGTGGAGAATCTAATAATGGAAAATAATGAACTATTGGCAACCAA gaATGCCTTGAACATTGTCAAAGATGATTTGATAGTGAAAGTGGATGAGCTCACTGGGGAGATAGAAATCGTTCGTGAGGAGCTTAATGCCATGCAACAGTCGAGGACCAAATTGAGGCAACGCATTAGTGAGCTAGAAGATGAGCTAAAGAAGGTCAAGGAGCAGGTGAAACAGCAAA ACTCTGAGCAGGAGGAAAATGATGTGCCCTTGGCTCAGCGTAAACGTTTCACTCGTGTTGAGATGGCAATGGTGCTAATGGAACGTAATCAATATAAGGAGAGGCTAATGGAGCTCCAAGAGGCAGTGCGTCTAACGGAGATCCTAAGAGCTTCACGCACTGTAGATAATTTGGATAAGAAATCGAAGCAAAGCATTTGGAAATATTTTAGTAATCTTTTTAC CCCCTCCAATCGTCCAACGGAACGTGTAGCCGATGGACTAGGAGGGGGGCCTATGTTTCGTCACACCGGCGGAGGAAGCCCTAGCCACAGCCATGGATCCCCCAGCCGAGGTGGGGGAGGAGGTGGAGGAAGTGGCGACAATCGCCTTGCCCTAACTGCTGGATCACATCCACCACCACATCCAGCCAGTGCGGGATTAGCAAATGCTTTAATAGCAGCCAAAGATTATGCCGAAGAGGGCAGCTCGGAGAGAATAAATGCGCGTCGTCGTGAACAATATCGTCAGTTGAGAGCGCACGTTCAGAAGGAAGATGGCCGCCTGCATGCCTATGGATGGAGCCTGCCCATCAATAGCAAGACAGGAGGAGTTGGCAATAATCAGGACAACAATCAATCGAATCCCATTCGACATTCAGCTGGAGGTGTTCCAGTGCCCGTGTATTGCAATCCCCTTGCTGAGGCTTCACCGCACATGAAAGTGTTTTGTGCCGCTGGCGTTAATCTTCAAGGGGGCTTCACCAAAGATGGTCAATCATTGATACCTGATAGTTCACCTTACGCTCCCAAATCCACGCTTAAGATAGCTGAAATCACCAGCCCCACGGCCGATAAGAGTGTCGAGGCGCTGGATAGACAAATGGCGCGGGCCAGTTTAGAATGCCTCGAACCCGAGACACAATTGAGTTCATTCGTTTGGATCTGTACGAGCACCCATGCTGCCAGTACGGTCAGTGTTGTGGATGCCAATCAATCGGCAACTGTTCTCGATGCATTTCCAATTTGTTCATCGCATTTGCTCTGCATAGCCTCGGTACAGGGGGCCATGGAGACGGATTATGCTTTGCTCGAGCAGAGCGAGGTGATCAAAGCGGGTGAAATGCTTCAAAGACCCGGCGAGGGATCAGAGCTTCTTGGCAAAGTTGAATTTGTGAGAGTGAAACCCAAATTGAAGACAGATGACGATGAAATTGTGCAAGATCAAAATAGCAATAGCCAAGAAGAAGAGCAAGCTAAGGAGGCGAATGAGCAGATGCCAACGATTGGCGATTCGCAAGAACCATTGGGTAATGTGGAGGCCATTAAAATACGTCAGGCTCTACCTGGAGGGCCACAACGTTTATCCACCACAAATGGCAATCAGCAGCAGatgaccaacaacaacaatcagaTAACATCTGCCACAGCCACAATTAACAACTCCACAACTAACACGACCACCAACTCCTTTACTTCTGCCATCAATCCGATACTCGATACAAAAGATCGTGATGAACCTGTGATGTCATCGGTGGGACCGACAATGTGGTTAGGTGCCCAAGATGGTTGGCTTTATGTGCACAGCAGTGTGGGGCAATGGCATCAATGTTTGCATCGCTGCCTCCTGCCTGATGCCGTCCTAGCGATTGTCCATGTTGAGTCGCGGGTTGTCGTTGCACTGGCCAATGCCCAATTGGCTGTGTTCCGCCGCCAAACAGATGGCCAATGGGATCTGAATAGTTATCATCTGGTTACGCTCGGTGATCGCAATCATTCGATACGTTGCCTCTGTGTGGCCGGAGAACGCATTTGGGCAGCGCATCGCAACAAGATCTTCATTGTGGATCCCATATCTCTCAATATTGTGCACTCGCTGGATGCGCATCCGCGCAAAGAGAGTCAAGTGCGTCAAATGGCAGCCACTGGCGCTGGGGTATGGGTATCAATACG tttggACTCGACTTTGCGTCTTTATAATACGCATACATTTGAGCACAAGCAGGATGTGGATATTGAGCCATATGTATCAAAAATGCTTGGTACTGGCAAATTGGGCTTTAGTTTTGTACGCATCACAGCATTAATGGTGTCCTGCAATCGCCTATGGATTGGCACTAGCAACGGTGTAATTATATCAGTGCCATTGGCCGAAAATCTTCATCAGAAACCATCATCGGCATCGG CCGATCCTCATGGTCAGATGCCTTTGTGTTGTATGGCAAATGCTCAATTATCGTTTCATGGTCATCGTGATGCTGTTAAATTCTTTGTCTCTGTACCAATGCTCCAGCAACCGAGTGCCGAGGCATTAACTTTCACCAACAAACGACCCGATATGCTAGTTATGTGCGGCGGTGAGGGTTATATCGATTTTCGCATTA ATGACAATGACATGGAGAACAGTATTCAACTGGAACCAAAtcaaacaattgaaaatcgaGGCGATAAAAGTTATTTGATTGTGTGGCATGTTAGTCAACGTTAA
- the LOC6645755 gene encoding JNK-interacting protein 3 isoform X1, which translates to MMDDDDSMLNNGPQPGVETVYGTEDNNMVMSEKNEQVVSIVQQLAGSIYQEFERMINRYDEDVVKNLMPLLVNVLECLDASYRINQEQDVEVELLREDNEQLVTQYEREKSARKQSEQKLLEAEDLAEQENKELANRLESLESIVRMLELKHKNSLEHASRLEEREADLKKEYNKLHERYTELFKNHVDYMERTKMLMGSTHSQMSTASDRMEVSRARLNPVARSSGPVSYGFASLENSVMLDTETICSVGSQSDDDSGPPSLQNELDQLQATAGGSRDGLTIERGAATDALQQQHQATSPNSPLNDDDSSPIVPNVPANVGRSTTKKEQRTDNNLYQELSFQDNEESEENEIVTGSWVHPGEYASSANDNYFGMGKEVENLIMENNELLATKNALNIVKDDLIVKVDELTGEIEIVREELNAMQQSRTKLRQRISELEDELKKVKEQVKQQNSEQEENDVPLAQRKRFTRVEMAMVLMERNQYKERLMELQEAVRLTEILRASRTVDNLDKKSKQSIWKYFSNLFTPSNRPTERVADGLGGGPMFRHTGGGSPSHSHGSPSRGGGGGGGSGDNRLALTAGSHPPPHPASAGLANALIAAKDYAEEGSSERINARRREQYRQLRAHVQKEDGRLHAYGWSLPINSKTGGVGNNQDNNQSNPIRHSAGGVPVPVYCNPLAEASPHMKVFCAAGVNLQGGFTKDGQSLIPDSSPYAPKSTLKIAEITSPTADKSVEALDRQMARASLECLEPETQLSSFVWICTSTHAASTVSVVDANQSATVLDAFPICSSHLLCIASVQGAMETDYALLEQSEVIKAGEMLQRPGEGSELLGKVEFVRVKPKLKTDDDEIVQDQNSNSQEEEQAKEANEQMPTIGDSQEPLGNVEAIKIRQALPGGPQRLSTTNGNQQQMTNNNNQITSATATINNSTTNTTTNSFTSAINPILDTKDRDEPVMSSVGPTMWLGAQDGWLYVHSSVGQWHQCLHRCLLPDAVLAIVHVESRVVVALANAQLAVFRRQTDGQWDLNSYHLVTLGDRNHSIRCLCVAGERIWAAHRNKIFIVDPISLNIVHSLDAHPRKESQVRQMAATGAGVWVSIRLDSTLRLYNTHTFEHKQDVDIEPYVSKMLGTGKLGFSFVRITALMVSCNRLWIGTSNGVIISVPLAENLHQKPSSASADPHGQMPLCCMANAQLSFHGHRDAVKFFVSVPMLQQPSAEALTFTNKRPDMLVMCGGEGYIDFRINDNDMENSIQLEPNQTIENRGDKSYLIVWHVSQR; encoded by the exons ATGATGGATGACGATGATTCAATGCTCAATAATGGACCACAGCCTGGTGTTGAGACGGTCTACGGCACCGAGGATAACAATATGGTCATGTCAGAGAAG aATGAACAGGTTGTCAGCATT GTTCAACAATTGGCTGGTAGCATTTATCAGGAATTTGAACGCATGATCAATCGTTATGATGAGGATGTGGTGAAAAATCTGATGCCATTGCTGGTGAACGTGCTGGAGTGTCTGGATGCTTCCTATCGCATCAATCAAGAGCAGGATGTCGAAGTGGAATTGCTACGGGAGGACAATGAACAACTGGTCACACAATATGAGAGGGAGAAAAGTGCACGTAAACAGTCCGAACAGAAG CTGCTGGAGGCGGAGGATTTGGCCGAACAGGAAAACAAAGAGTTGGCCAATCGTCTGGAATCATTGGAGAGCATAGTGCGTATGCTAGAACTGAAGCATAAGAATAGTTTAGAGCATGCCAGCCGTTTGGAGGAGAGAGAGGCTGACCTGAAAAAG GAGTACAACAAATTGCACGAGAGGTATACGGAACTCTTCAAAAATCATGTTGATTATATGGAACGAACCAAAATGCTAATGGGTTCCACACACTCACAAATGAGCACAGCCTCTGATCGCATGGAAGTCAGTCGAGCTCGCCTTAATCCGGTGGCACGTAGTTCAGGTCCCGTTTCGTATGGCTTTGCTTCGCTAGAGAACTCTGTGATGTTGGATACGGAAACCATTTGCAGTGTTGGTAGTCAATCGGACGATGATTCAGGGCCGCCATCGTTGCAAAATGAGTTGGATCAACTGCAGGCGACTGCTGGTGGTAGCCGAGATGGTCTAACAATTGAACGTGGAGCAGCCACCGATGcactacagcaacaacatcaggCCACTTCGCCAAACAGTCCGCTCAATGATGATGACAGTAGTCCCATTGTGCCAAATGTACCCGCAAATG TTGGTCGTTCCACTACCAAAAAGGAGCAACGCACGGATAATAATCTATACCAAGAGTTATCCTTCCAGGATAACGAAGAAAGCGAAGAGAATGAGATTGTAACAG GCAGTTGGGTACATCCCGGAGAATATGCATCCTCAG CTAATGACAACTATTTTG GCATGGGCAAAGAGGTGGAGAATCTAATAATGGAAAATAATGAACTATTGGCAACCAA gaATGCCTTGAACATTGTCAAAGATGATTTGATAGTGAAAGTGGATGAGCTCACTGGGGAGATAGAAATCGTTCGTGAGGAGCTTAATGCCATGCAACAGTCGAGGACCAAATTGAGGCAACGCATTAGTGAGCTAGAAGATGAGCTAAAGAAGGTCAAGGAGCAGGTGAAACAGCAAA ACTCTGAGCAGGAGGAAAATGATGTGCCCTTGGCTCAGCGTAAACGTTTCACTCGTGTTGAGATGGCAATGGTGCTAATGGAACGTAATCAATATAAGGAGAGGCTAATGGAGCTCCAAGAGGCAGTGCGTCTAACGGAGATCCTAAGAGCTTCACGCACTGTAGATAATTTGGATAAGAAATCGAAGCAAAGCATTTGGAAATATTTTAGTAATCTTTTTAC CCCCTCCAATCGTCCAACGGAACGTGTAGCCGATGGACTAGGAGGGGGGCCTATGTTTCGTCACACCGGCGGAGGAAGCCCTAGCCACAGCCATGGATCCCCCAGCCGAGGTGGGGGAGGAGGTGGAGGAAGTGGCGACAATCGCCTTGCCCTAACTGCTGGATCACATCCACCACCACATCCAGCCAGTGCGGGATTAGCAAATGCTTTAATAGCAGCCAAAGATTATGCCGAAGAGGGCAGCTCGGAGAGAATAAATGCGCGTCGTCGTGAACAATATCGTCAGTTGAGAGCGCACGTTCAGAAGGAAGATGGCCGCCTGCATGCCTATGGATGGAGCCTGCCCATCAATAGCAAGACAGGAGGAGTTGGCAATAATCAGGACAACAATCAATCGAATCCCATTCGACATTCAGCTGGAGGTGTTCCAGTGCCCGTGTATTGCAATCCCCTTGCTGAGGCTTCACCGCACATGAAAGTGTTTTGTGCCGCTGGCGTTAATCTTCAAGGGGGCTTCACCAAAGATGGTCAATCATTGATACCTGATAGTTCACCTTACGCTCCCAAATCCACGCTTAAGATAGCTGAAATCACCAGCCCCACGGCCGATAAGAGTGTCGAGGCGCTGGATAGACAAATGGCGCGGGCCAGTTTAGAATGCCTCGAACCCGAGACACAATTGAGTTCATTCGTTTGGATCTGTACGAGCACCCATGCTGCCAGTACGGTCAGTGTTGTGGATGCCAATCAATCGGCAACTGTTCTCGATGCATTTCCAATTTGTTCATCGCATTTGCTCTGCATAGCCTCGGTACAGGGGGCCATGGAGACGGATTATGCTTTGCTCGAGCAGAGCGAGGTGATCAAAGCGGGTGAAATGCTTCAAAGACCCGGCGAGGGATCAGAGCTTCTTGGCAAAGTTGAATTTGTGAGAGTGAAACCCAAATTGAAGACAGATGACGATGAAATTGTGCAAGATCAAAATAGCAATAGCCAAGAAGAAGAGCAAGCTAAGGAGGCGAATGAGCAGATGCCAACGATTGGCGATTCGCAAGAACCATTGGGTAATGTGGAGGCCATTAAAATACGTCAGGCTCTACCTGGAGGGCCACAACGTTTATCCACCACAAATGGCAATCAGCAGCAGatgaccaacaacaacaatcagaTAACATCTGCCACAGCCACAATTAACAACTCCACAACTAACACGACCACCAACTCCTTTACTTCTGCCATCAATCCGATACTCGATACAAAAGATCGTGATGAACCTGTGATGTCATCGGTGGGACCGACAATGTGGTTAGGTGCCCAAGATGGTTGGCTTTATGTGCACAGCAGTGTGGGGCAATGGCATCAATGTTTGCATCGCTGCCTCCTGCCTGATGCCGTCCTAGCGATTGTCCATGTTGAGTCGCGGGTTGTCGTTGCACTGGCCAATGCCCAATTGGCTGTGTTCCGCCGCCAAACAGATGGCCAATGGGATCTGAATAGTTATCATCTGGTTACGCTCGGTGATCGCAATCATTCGATACGTTGCCTCTGTGTGGCCGGAGAACGCATTTGGGCAGCGCATCGCAACAAGATCTTCATTGTGGATCCCATATCTCTCAATATTGTGCACTCGCTGGATGCGCATCCGCGCAAAGAGAGTCAAGTGCGTCAAATGGCAGCCACTGGCGCTGGGGTATGGGTATCAATACG tttggACTCGACTTTGCGTCTTTATAATACGCATACATTTGAGCACAAGCAGGATGTGGATATTGAGCCATATGTATCAAAAATGCTTGGTACTGGCAAATTGGGCTTTAGTTTTGTACGCATCACAGCATTAATGGTGTCCTGCAATCGCCTATGGATTGGCACTAGCAACGGTGTAATTATATCAGTGCCATTGGCCGAAAATCTTCATCAGAAACCATCATCGGCATCGG CCGATCCTCATGGTCAGATGCCTTTGTGTTGTATGGCAAATGCTCAATTATCGTTTCATGGTCATCGTGATGCTGTTAAATTCTTTGTCTCTGTACCAATGCTCCAGCAACCGAGTGCCGAGGCATTAACTTTCACCAACAAACGACCCGATATGCTAGTTATGTGCGGCGGTGAGGGTTATATCGATTTTCGCATTA ATGACAATGACATGGAGAACAGTATTCAACTGGAACCAAAtcaaacaattgaaaatcgaGGCGATAAAAGTTATTTGATTGTGTGGCATGTTAGTCAACGTTAA